A window from Engraulis encrasicolus isolate BLACKSEA-1 chromosome 13, IST_EnEncr_1.0, whole genome shotgun sequence encodes these proteins:
- the LOC134461532 gene encoding potassium voltage-gated channel subfamily E member 2-like produces the protein MAQPDWSNMTVHLEDSLTRTLSDFLNTWRWNSTAAQRKLDERLTEENFRNVIWYLLVMIGMFSFIVVAVLVSTVKSKRSEHSEDPYHKYIEGEWTSDPALVISNPSPKDFGISFP, from the coding sequence ATGGCCCAACCTGATTGGTCGAACATGACGGTCCACCTGGAGGACTCCCTGACGAGGACGCTGAGCGACTTCCTGAACACCTGGAGGTGGAACTCCACCGCGGCGCAACGCAAGCTGGACGAGCGGCTCACCGAGGAGAACTTCCGGAACGTCATCTGGTACCTGCTGGTGATGATCGGAATGTTCTCCTTCATCGTGGTGGCCGTGCTGGTCAGTACCGTGAAGTCCAAGAGGAGCGAGCACTCCGAGGACCCGTACCACAAGTACATCGAGGGAGAGTGGACGTCCGACCCCGCCCTCGTCATCTCCAACCCCAGCCCCAAGGACTTTGGGATATCCTTCCCGTGA